One window of Mediterraneibacter gnavus ATCC 29149 genomic DNA carries:
- a CDS encoding GNAT family N-acetyltransferase: protein MIYKKIEIEEMEHFWSLLNALDAETNFMMYEPNERKQHMDIQELETDIYHNVIHGNDFLQIAKADNKIVGYLRAERGEFHRNFHTAYIVVGVLKEYQGKGIGTTFFENLEKWAKENSVIRLELTVECHNEAARKLYEKSDFKVEGIRAKSMLVKGEVVDEYYMAKIL from the coding sequence GTGATTTATAAAAAGATAGAAATCGAAGAAATGGAACATTTCTGGAGTTTGTTAAATGCTCTTGATGCAGAAACGAATTTTATGATGTATGAACCAAATGAAAGAAAGCAGCATATGGATATTCAAGAATTAGAAACGGATATCTATCATAACGTGATACATGGAAATGACTTTTTACAAATTGCAAAGGCAGACAATAAAATAGTGGGGTATCTCCGGGCAGAGAGGGGAGAGTTTCATCGAAATTTTCATACTGCATATATTGTTGTGGGTGTATTGAAAGAGTATCAGGGGAAAGGGATCGGCACGACTTTTTTTGAAAATCTGGAAAAATGGGCGAAGGAAAATTCTGTCATTCGGCTGGAGCTTACTGTGGAATGTCATAATGAAGCAGCAAGAAAATTATATGAAAAAAGTGATTTTAAAGTAGAAGGAATAAGAGCAAAATCAATGTTGGTAAAAGGAGAAGTTGTGGACGAGTATTATATGGCAAAAATTTTATAA
- a CDS encoding response regulator transcription factor, which translates to MSHILIIDDDIHINEMLEEVLIQEGYQVSHAYSGTEALLFLANEKPDLILLDLMLPGLTGEEVLSQIEKIPVIVMSAKVEVKDKVALLLNGAEDYITKPFEIEELLARIVVQLRKSTRSDSSEKLMYREITVNMVTHEAWVGEHEVKLTKTEFAILKILLEHPKQVITKTVLLDRVSEETPDCMESSLRVHISNLRKKLREISGKDYIEAVWGIGFKMAE; encoded by the coding sequence ATGAGCCATATTTTAATCATAGATGACGATATTCATATCAATGAAATGCTGGAAGAGGTTCTGATACAGGAGGGATATCAGGTCTCCCATGCCTATTCCGGGACAGAGGCATTACTGTTTCTGGCAAACGAAAAGCCGGATCTGATTTTATTGGATTTGATGCTGCCGGGGCTTACAGGAGAGGAAGTGCTGTCGCAGATTGAAAAAATTCCGGTGATTGTGATGAGCGCAAAGGTTGAAGTGAAAGATAAGGTTGCTCTTTTGCTGAATGGCGCGGAGGATTACATTACAAAACCGTTTGAAATTGAAGAATTGCTGGCAAGGATTGTTGTGCAGCTCAGGAAAAGTACAAGATCAGATTCTTCGGAAAAACTGATGTATAGAGAAATTACAGTGAATATGGTCACGCATGAAGCATGGGTTGGGGAACATGAGGTAAAACTGACAAAGACAGAATTTGCCATCTTGAAAATTTTGCTGGAGCATCCAAAACAGGTGATCACAAAGACTGTGCTGCTTGACCGTGTCAGCGAAGAAACACCGGATTGTATGGAAAGTTCACTGCGGGTTCACATCAGTAATCTGAGAAAGAAGCTGCGGGAAATCTCGGGGAAAGATTATATAGAAGCAGTATGGGGAATCGGTTTTAAGATGGCAGAGTGA